The genomic DNA tttctttatgaatttaataattaacaaacacaaatatttcaatatacaaagacTAATGAGAAAGTCTTGTATAAGACATTATGAACTTCTGTTATCATTTTCATTAGTATTAGACATTGAATTTGACAAACCAGTTTAATTACCACCTCTATTGCTTTTTGGACTTATTTTCTCACTTTTAAGAACTCTGCACTggcatcctattttttttttttttggttctttcttcTGCTGTGAAGTCCTGAGTCTATGTATGACCTCATTATGACTGGATACTGTAAACTCATCATGATTCCACAGgacttttatctctctctcctaGCTCCCTGACTTTGACCCTTTTGTCCTCCTTCCAGAAAAACTTGATCTTTGATCCATTGCCATAGACCAcctctgcctccctccctgcctGCCTGTTTAACTGCTATGCACATTTGGAAGTGGATCATCCAACATTTGACAATTTCTTccaatcaatcaatgaaaaattaaagccCTTACAATGTGTTGGACACTGAGCTAGATTCAGAGtctacaaatacaaagaatgaatcaatttgtgggggttttttttggtatgttgctCCTATAGTCTTTTGAAATAAATCCAAATCTATACAGGCAGTTGTCACATTAACTTAGATTTTGCTTTGAAGGGTGGAAATTTGTTACAATTGGTATGAGGTTgtattttcacacacacacacacacacacacacacacaccacatacacacaccataCACACCACACATACTACACACATAACACTTACACATACATACTACACACATACCACACcatatacacacaccacacatattACACACATGCTACTCACACGCCATATACACACTGCACATATACCTCACATACCACatgcacaaacatatatatatatatatatatatatatatatacacacacaccatataaacacacaaacacacaaacacacacccagAGAAATACatatcatatacacacacacagagtccttCATTGCCAGACATTCTTCTTTATCCTTTGCCCTCCCTCCTGCCCATATCTATCTTTCTGCCATCATGAATTTTGACCATGTAAGAGACCTCTTAATGACAACCTGCCACACTCCATCATCTGTCCTACTGCAGAAATGTGAGCCAACTCAGCTCCTGGTGCCTCTGAAAAGAGACCTGCAGCCAGCTGGGTAGGAGTTTGCAGTATTCTCTGGGAATGGTGGAAAGTAGAGATATTTCCTCTTGGAACTGCTAGTCTCtcactcccttctcttctctgactctCGGATGATAACTTGAGAGTCCTCATCACTGGGGAAGCTGCTGGTCATGTGGCATCTCTAAGCATCTCCTGACACCTACTAGTGTTCCTAGATCCAACTGCTTCTTTGACTCATTAGTCGCTTTTCATTAGTATGGATGTTTCCCTTCATAATTCATCCCCTTCATGCTTGACTTGCCTCCCATCCTTCCCTCAATCATGTGAAATAAGATAAACACATCTGTTGCCATCCAAACAGCTTAGAAATCAAGGTTTCTACCAAAACCAGTAGTTATCGTGAGAAAGTATGGCAAGGGTGGGAAATCGATGGCCCATGAATCAAATTTGAACCTCAGTGTAAAATTCATTTAGCAATCCTGGAAAGATACAATATAGACCTTGTAATAATACTGCTTTTGGTGGCTTGTTGTGGCCATCCTATTAAAAATGAAGCATCTTAAGGTTAATTAAAAAGAGATGAAGTACTGTGAATAGCAAATTGTTTTTCCTTAGGAGAATTCTCTACTGAGGATTTTTTAGTAATGTGCAAAATGagtcaagattaaaaaaatggggagtgggggtggggaacatAATatggaaaaagtaaatgaattctAAATTCAGTATACCTTTAAAACACTGTAAAATAGGTATCCTTGACAACTCAATAAAGATAAGGCAATTAGACAATTTGGGGATGTCACAGGGACTTGGCACTGATAGCTATactgatttgtttttaaaacaaatttctaaaatCCATTATTTTTCACTTGACCACACATTTCTGAATTGCTTgagaaagaataaacatttattttattttttaaaactcagaaGTTTGGAAATTTTAGGAAAGGAAAGTCAGTTTTCAGTTCAGAAAGGGTTACTTATTCTGATGTGCTAATTAGAATTCTGTTAATGCCCACAGTTCAATTGAAGAACAATATAGTTTAATTCCTTCTATAGTAGTAGATTGAGAACCTATTGAACTTACCTTTGGGTATCTCTCTCCCCTACCCTCGCTTGTCCTCCCCtgacctcccctcccctcccctcctttcttgcTTATTGCCTTCTTCCTATCCCCTTATATCATCATGTTTCCTACTTTAAATAAACTAAAATGGAACTGATTCCCTTCACTTGTCCTGTCGGAAATTTATCCCTTCCTCTGACCTCACATAGATTTTTTGTACCAATCTTTTGGTCCCTGTATCCTCTTATGCACTtgaaaattattaagaatttcctcaaagagcttttgtttatgtgggttacATCTAATGATATTTACCTTGAGAAACTGAAAATCGTCTTGAACTTGCAGACCCCCAAAAGGATCTTAGGGACCCCATATGTACAAAATTTTAACTGGGAAGGGCCTTAGAAATCATCCTTCCAAGTTCTTTCATTTTCCAAAGTAATGCCATATATCTGTGGCAAAGCTGAGATCAGAACTGAAGCTTCTAAATTCAAGGCTTTTTCCATTAACATTCATCATCTCTACAATTAATTGCATCAATTCTAGGAAATATACCTAAAATATACTTATaattaaatatgttaaatatttacattttaatgtgatATTATTGAAGTTAGAGAAATAACTAGCTTTTGAACTTTATAGCAAAGGGGAGACAGAGGAGTACTCTACATAAAGGAGGAATTTAATATAGGACTGAATGAATGGAAATTGGTTATATTCTAGATAAAACATTATAATCCTAttgacatccagagaaagaactttggcaTCTGGATgcatatcaaagcatactattttcaatttttaaaatttattttatattttatgttttcccctctcatgattgttttccttttattctgattcttctttcacagcatgactaatagggaaatatatttaacatattttatacatgtctgtcctatatcagattatttgctgttaaaggagggaagagaaaggagaaaggacaatgtggaactcaaaaatcttacccccaaaatgaatgttgaaaactatctttgcaggtagttggaaagaattaaataaatttaaaaataaaatactttatagaCTAGAAATTTTCTGTTCTCTGTTTACCTTAAAattttgagaataaaagaaacattttccatttttcttcacaaATTTAAATTAGGTTGCTTGTAATTTGTGTGATTCTCAActtatgtttttttgttttgtttttttcttatggtACAGTGTCCCTAACCTGAGAATATGCTAGTGAGAGCTTAGGAAGCTGGCCTTGATTCTAGCCTCTGGGATGATAGAGACACAAATCTGGGAAATAAGGCGTTAAATAGATTCTGATTGCATGACCAGCCCAGAGATTACAATCCTTCTACAAAGACCTTCCTACATCATGTTAAAATATGATGTTTATTCTCCATTCCAGGATCCTCAAGGGTTCTCTGAAGGACTGACTCCCTTTTATGTCTCTCACTTCCTCGAACCTCTGTCTTCCATTAAAGTTTGGCCATGATGTTCTCCTGATGTGGTATTTCAGTTTCCGTCTCCTTCCTCTGCTGGGTCACGGTTTTTAGTTGGCTAATAGGTGCTAATTCTCAGTTAGTTTGGGTCTCATAATTGTCCTAATAGTAACACCTTACAGTCCACATCAGGACCCCTACTTCATTTTCCACTTTACTAACTCCTTTATTATCTCCCATTTATCCTGCCTATGTATAGCTTGCCTGGATATAAGTTTGCAgcttgtcttcctcattagattggGTCAGTCTTTTTATCCTCATCAATGAGCATACCTCTAGAGGACCCACGTCTGATCCATAGAGGGGCTTACTAAGTGCTTTTGGACTGAATGACTGAGTCTAATCCTACCAGTTCTCACACCACTGAAGACCAGAAACTCTTGGTAGAAGTGTGAATTTACCAGCATCCTCAGCATTTCAGAACTCCTCATCTCCCTTGGGTACCTTGAGCTCTCTTGGTTGCTCTCTGAGGTGTTTCTGCTTCTCAGGCAGCACATGATCTGGTAAAGCTTTCCCATGATCCTTTCTCTTATCCCAAATGTGATCAGAATATTTATATCCTACTCTGCCAGCATGGGGTtgggagagaaagaattaaaCTGGCAGTCAAGGGCCTTGACATCTAATTCTGGCTCTGAGACTAATTGATCCAAATATCAGGCAACTCTGAATAGAGATTGTATCCTTAAAACAAGGCTTAAAATTTCCCTTTGACAGGGAAAAGTACGTACAAAGAGAGATGCATGTACAAAGAGAGATGCAGAGATAAATACATATGCATTCActgatacatatgtatatgagcACTTTTGTgggtatatgaaaaaaatcaatgactttATAGGGAACATTTAAATACTCTAATTTTGTGTTCTGAGGTAAGCCATTTAAGTTCTAgatttatatttcttcatctgcTAAATGAAGggattcttcccttcctcctctgctACCTTCCTCAATTCCTTCTATTTTCAGGGTCTTCCCTCTGTTATTTCCTagttatcacacacacacacacacacacacgcgcgtacacacacacacacacacacacacacacacatattatatatgtgcgttgctttgtatatattcgtttacatgttgtttctctccctctccattaggatttaagcttcttgaggacaaggattgacttttgcctttttttttatccccagcatagtgtctggaaaatagtaggagtttaacaaatgtttattgaattgaattgagctagataatctctaaggtcctttggAGTTTTTAAATTATGAGTCATCTAGTGATAACTATTTAAATTTCCCCAAGCTCATGTGACACATATAGCATCATAGAGTGGATAGAAAGCCAACCAGAAAGAAGCCTGTCTCTGAAACATACTGActttgatcctggacaagttacatAACTCCTTGGTGTTCTAAGCAGTTCTCCAAGACTTCTATTTCAGAGAAAACAGCATGGGACAGAAGTTACTGGCTTCCATTAgttgagagagaaagaatttctCAACCAAGAATTCCCTCTACTATTGAAATCAGAACTCAGGTCACTCCCATATGACAATAGATTAATGTTACTCTTCCTAGATAACATGTTGACATTTTAGTTTGTATAGGGGCTGACAATACCTTATCCCAAATAAATGTCTTTGATAGTGAGAATTTTGAAAATAGCCCTGTAATTAGAATCTagggacctcagttcaaattccctcctcaagtgataaaaaaaataataacttgcatttatatagtaatttagGAGTTCTGAAAAAACTTTCCTTGAAACCAccttataaaataaatatctcaaatattaatttccttctttataaaataaggataatgagactcagaaaggttacTCAGGGCCACAAAACTAGTAAGCAACAGAGATGAGATCTTAACCCAGCTCTGCTACTAGCTAGACAAATAACCTTGGGGCTTAATATCTCTAACCTTGGTCCCTTCTAGCACAATCTGGCTTCTTTCAGAGTGGGAGCCCACCTGTACACATTTCCactttttaataataaaacaGAATTTAGTTGCCCCTCTCCTAAGTCCTCTGAGTTTATAAAGACCTTCTataaggaagaactgagttgaaAGGGTTTCCCCATACATTTGtaaggaaaaaggaaactgagattgcaTAAAGGATGTGCACATACTCTCAGAGTCCAAAATAGATGCTTTGCAAAGACAAAAGGCACCATGGAATATTTGTTACCATAACTGTTTATGTTTCTGCAGAAACATGGATTGAAAGTGTATCTTCGAAATCCCTACTCCTTCACACCTATGCTGGAAGAAGGAATCCAAGGCAAACCCCCGAGGTCACTTCTACTAGGGACAGACATGGCTGAAACCCAGAAGCAGATTGCCCAGTTTTCTCCAAAGGATGCTCAGGTATAGCTTCCTCCCTGCTGGTCTGGAATTGGGTCTGAATTGAAATTTTTCAGGAACCATTTGGACTATAGATGACAGTAATTTGGACAACCTTAACAAGTCTGTAAATCTTATATCAAGTTACACACAGTCCCTGCAGGGACAAACAACCTGTCCTGTGTTAGTCTCTGTACAAGAAGAAAGAGTGACTTATTCCAACTATATAATATAATAGGAAGAGCAATATAGTTTATAAACTTTTGTCCAGTTACTACTCATTAGCTATGTCATCtattttaacctctctgagcctcagtttgcttATTTATCTAACAATTAAATAGGTttaagagacataatttctgagtaatttaatcactttattaataatgccagcacgttaataaaaaagatgatcatTTGGTTATCTCTTTCTTAGATCAAAGGCAATCATGGTCAGGCTCACAGATTATATACCCTTCACATAGTAGATGCTCCCCAAGGTATGAATCAACCCTGATTGGCTAACAATtaatgagaggggcagctaggtgacacagtggatagagcaccagccctggagtcaggaggacctggaaaAACTTTATCAATGTAGAAACAACAGCTCATGGCACTGTATAAGTAAGAAGTCAGGGCTACCAAAATGCCCAAAGTTCCCATAATGATCAGCAATGGGATCCATCCTATGCATTTACTTCTAGTCTGAATGAAAAGTACAGATGGCCAGAGGTCAAATGAGTGGGAATTACAAGAACAGAATGAAATATGTAGGGATATAACAATTGGGTCATAGAACTCTATTGTCTTGCTCTTTATAGGCTTTTCCCAAATATGAAATGTTCATGAATCGTTTGGCATCAGCCATTGATCCATTGCTGGACTCCTCCCCAGTGGACACAACTGCCTTTCAGCATGGCTCCCTGAATCAGAGACTGAAGAACCTCTTCACACTTAAACCCCTTTTACAAGCAGGTAGGTTCCAAAGGTCATACAAGTGGACAAGCTATAGAGTTTGTAGAGTTGATACTCTACCATTGATATGTaatggtggccttgggcaaaacactcaACTTCCATgaagtttttcatttgtaaaatgaagagaacagaTCAAATGGCCTCTGAGGTGTTTTTCAGTGCTCCTCTAATGACTCTGCAAAAGCACTGGGCAAATTTTTGTGATGTCCAGAACTTCTAAGGGAAAAGTAGGCATTCCTGTTCCTCCTGACCCCTGGGAAATTATCAAAAGTCTTGATTAGCCTTTGGACCACTACCAATCAAATTCATAATAATTCTCTGAAATGGTCAAACTTTGACTCAAGGTATAAAAGACTAGAACCTgttagaataaaaaaaagcatGTCAATGTCCCTccaaattcaaaataaagcaaTAGGATATTAgtaggaaagttaaaaaaaaatcaaggattcAGCTCAGTATCTTGATAACTTTTAGAAGGCCAGCTGCTTAGAGGTTCAGGTTAGTAGATCTCTTGAGTTCAGAAGCTCTTGATTATCAATGGACTGATTCAACTGGGTGTCCAAAGGAAGTTCAGCATTAAATGGTGAGCACGACCTAAACAGTGGAATGGGGTCTCTCAGTAGCCTCTATACTTCCAGTCCAAGAGGAGATAAAGAGACTCAggtttggaaatttaaaaaatcaaagattcaTCCATACGCTTACAATAGTTCTCTTATACTCAAAGGCTAGGATCTTTAGTTTCTTCCACATCAAGGATCTATGCATTCATTGGGGTCAGTGAAGTCAAAATTCCCTGTAACTCAGAAGAGAGTTTTTGGACAATTGTCTTGGCCTAAAAAGTCATTACAACATGACCAGTCATGATGATCCTCACCAAACCTAGCTAGTCTGATTTTTCAATGATACATATGGTAAGTGGCTAGTCCATATTTAAAGTCTTTCTAGCTTTGTAGCCTTCTAGAGTTAGTCTTCcacaagtcaacaagcattcattaagtgctttCTATATGGCCAGAAGTTAGGATTtgatctgagtcttgaagaaagtcaaggaaTTAGAGGTGAGGATAGAGAGTATTCTAGACATTGCGGGGAAATTACCAAAAGCCATCGCAAAGACTCAGGAGACAGGGCATCAtatgtgaggaatagcaagaaagCATTGCCTTTGGAAGGCAGGATCACCTTTCCATTATAGTGCAGCATTTGCAGAGATCTTTCCACCacattttgaataattttttttgattatttttggtATTCTTTCCTAGGTCTAATTTTAGGAACACAGCTTCCCAAGTACTACCAAGTTATCACTGGCCCAATCACCAAGGTACGTGATACTTTTGGTCAGAGGGTTCTGTTCCCATCAGAGCTCTATAGACCTAATCTCCTAATCCTTAAGGCACCATAAAAGTATCCTTTTACTGTCCTAGGTGTTGGATGAATGGTTTGAGTCTGAGCCCTTGAAAGTAACTCTTGCCACAGATGCTGTAATTGGAGCCATGACAAGTCCCTATACTCCTGGAAGTGGGTGAGTGAGGGGAACCAATGTTGGTACTCAGTGTGGGGGAATTTGATTATTAATCAAAATCTAGAACTAAAATAatattcctctcctctccctcttctccccatttcctcttttctcttctccctttccttctcctctcctctccctctcttctccctttcttattTTAAGGACATCTTATATGTCAAGGTCCCCAATCTCTTTCTCTGAGAACAAGTTGATGTAGACTGCTCAAGTCCATGAGGTGGCAGTCAGACACAATAAATCCTACTAATGTTATTACTTAATGAGTCATTACTGCTTCCTAGGATTTAGGTATTTTGGTGCATGTAAAGTGAGAAGAAGGGCACTCTGAATCAGCAGGGATTTGCCATGGGGGAGCagtttttggcaaaaaaaaaagctgcattGGGTTAGTTTTCTGAACTCTGAAGTATTTAAACCAGGGAGCTTTCCTCGGGTTAGAACTTTCTGAGgactgaggggagggtggaaacCATGATAAGAACTACCATCCTTCATTAGAATTTGAGGACCAAGGAATTTGAGTTGGAtaggaccttagaaattatttcatcttGACTAGGTCAAGCTTTGTAATCAAATAATTGCTTAGGTTCAAAATTGTTGGGATCATCAGTTCAAGATCCTTGGCCTCTAAGAATTTCTatatgggagggagggaaaaaggtcaaaaaaataAGCTATATCAATTGAAGTcatttaaacaaacatttatccaGCACCTTCTAGATGTTAGGGGTGTGCTCAAGAGGACTAGCACTAGCACCTCTGATGTGAGAGGTGGTCAAGCCCTTTTCGGGGCTGGTCCTCTACCTTTGGTATCCACCTGATTCACTTGACTTTCTCCTGTGGCTcaaagaagctgtagcatgcatagCAGTCATATTCCCATAAAACAGTTTAAGCAGATGGGcaaaaccaggttgaaggtaatcAGTGGGCCTCACAAATTTGTTAATAAGTTAGGAGAATATTTACCCCAAACACATGAAGATTTTCCCCAGAGGAATGggtaaatgagaacaatttgcttCAACAGGCCATGAAGGTAGAGGAAGCAGACACTGTGAACTGCTTAGGGCTTGGTTAAACATTAAAGACCCCCCCAAAATCATCCACTGTATCCCAAACTATCACCATTCATcttcacttttgtcttgccactggacttcaatgtctctggaagagagagtgaggctgacaacctcacttaaataaaatttactagcaagtcaagatatcaccctgtgATGTCAATTGgttctcttcagaaatgaaggacaaaccattTCTAGATGCTAGGCATTGTTGTGAGACCTGGGGATACAAGGACAAAAGTGAAAAACAGCCAGCAAAGACACTGCATTTTAATGGGGAATATAAACAAGTAaacagataagaaagaaaacaccAGTTAATTACAGGGTGAAGAGATTATTAATTCCCTGGATTGATCCAGAAAAGCAATCAGGAAAGTAATCCCAACTGAGCcatgaaacttgaaggaagcaaagaaaaaagagagaggactTTCTAGGGATGGGCAAGGATCCAGAGACAGGAGTTAGAAAGTCTGATGTGGGCTGGCAAGTAGGTCAGTTTAATTCGAACTATCTGttcatgaaaggaaataaaatgaactttGTCTGGAAACAACCCTCTGTGTTTTATTCTAATGATAAATTGATGTCCCTGAAGATTcctgagtaggggagtgacatgttCACTCATAATGATGACTCAAAATACTCTCCCTTTTTTTTACAAAGCTTGtgttaaaaagaatattttctttgcctgatctcaaggagttcatcAACATTCTCTCAGTTAATTAGATGCTCAAGAGAATTAAACTCTTTTAGGTTTTGATTTGGTGACCCCAAACTCCATTTCTTTAACACCAATATTCTGCTAGTGGTGCTAGATGGTTGTGAGTTATGGAATACAACAAGTAGGAACATAAGTTCAAGGAAAGCACTCTTAGTAGGGGAATGTAGCTTGGGGTGCATTACCAATGCTGATCCATGTGCAAGAAGGGAAGAAGTCAACCAAGACACAACATAAAAGGCACATATGACTAGAATGTGATGTGGGCCAGTCATACAACATGAAAGACAGTTGATATTCCATTGGCATCCTCAAGTTATTAAGGGAACCAAAGGAAGGCCTCTTCAGAACTGGATTCATTCTCTATGAGGGATGTCTAGAAAGATATGGATGAAGGGCAGCCAGGtgatacagtgggtagagcactagtcctaaatcaggaggacctgagttcaaatctgatttcaagtcacttgacacttactagtgtcTCCAATTGTCTTgtcaaaaataatgaagaaagaaaagaaaaatatggatggAGATTACAGACACATGAAGAAAGAGAGGTCTGCATTAATGGTAAGAGTTCCAGCACTGATGAGATTACAGATGTCTTTAAATAACTTTTGGTATCACCACactggggcagcttggtggcatactggatagattaccaggcctggagtcaggacctgaattcaaatccagctctaGACACTTACAAGatttgtaaccctgggcaagtcacttaactgtttgcctcagtttcctcatctgtaaaatgtgctggagcaggaaatggcaaaccactccaatatcttttctaaGACAATAACAACTAGTATCATGAAGAAtcatacatgactgaacaaaaacaatttcCCTACTAGGTATGTGTTGCTACACCATGTAATGGGAGGtctggaggggaagaaaggagccTGGGGGTATGTAGAAGGTGGCATGGGTGCCCTCTCTCATGCTATTGCAAAGGCAGCAGAAGCACATGGAGCAAGTATCTTCATAGAAAAGGTAAACTACTCCTGATACCCAGCAAATCCCttatcattttcaatttattattctGACCATActcatataaatatagaaatttcATAGCAAATATCATACCACTGAACCACCTCAAAGCTAGGTATACAAAGAGTTGGTAAGGGAACTGGGAATCAGAGCATCAACATTTAAATCAAGAAATGATAGAAACTGTAATGAATACTATGATGAATCCCAAATGGAAGCATAGATAAAGGTACATCTGATCTTTCCACAAGTACCCTATTGTGGTTCCCCAGAGTCCAATATTGATTTCCTTGCCTGATACCCAATGATTCCCCATTTTTGCTGCTCTTTAGCCTGTAGATAAGATCCTGGTGAACAGTACTGGGCAAGTTCAGGGAGTTGTTCTAAAGGATGGAACTGAAGTGAGGAGCAAAATGGTGCTGTCCAACGCATCTCCACAGATCACTTTCCTGAAGCTGGCACCCCAGGTGAGAGATTGTGGGATGTGGGCTgagactgagagaaagggaaaagaaaagtggACAAAGGGATGATAAGGAGGTGGCCtcagttaaaaaaagaagttgcAAATGACAAGCTTTGGATGGTTATTACAGTTAAACTCAGGTGTCTCCTGAATTGGAGTTGTACAGCCTTTTGTCATCTTAAACTTCTGAGACTATAGGTATCATTCTATCCCTTGTATTGCCTTGAGCATTTTTTCTCAAATTAGAGTATTATGAAATTCACttcaattcaaacatttattaatcacttctaTGGACCAAGCTCTGTGGTCCTCTAGCCCTCAAGAAGTTCGCATTCCACTGAGCATTTCACATGTATGCAGATAAGTATGTGCAAAATACATGCAAAGTAGGGTGGAGGGTGGAGACAACtagggaggatcaggaaagggaaaatggagaagagattattttgtctatttcttGAAATTTGGAGACCTTGCTCCAGGGACTCTGTATGTTCCTGGCTCCCCTTTAGTATAAAAGTTCCTTCAAAACATAGGTCAGTCTATCATGTATAGGTAGTGTCCACCACAGCTCACTGTGTTGTTTTAGGAGCAGCTCCCTGAGGAGTTCATCAGGAGAATCTCTCAGGTGGACACCCAGTCACCAGTCACCAAAATTAATGGTAGGTGTGATGCACCCTAGATCACAAGGAAATCAGACAGAAAGCAGGAAACCAAGTCTCTTCCTTCTGAGGGATGCTTTCCATTAACATTGCAAATTTAGATTTCTTAGAAACCTAGCTGGAGGATAACAGTGTAGATGAAGTCTTTTATTGTTTCTCTGTTAATTTGTCCCTGATGATTATAGTGCCTTCTCATTTCTGTTTAGACAGATTAACCAACATTGTCTCCTTCTTTCCCTAGCTTAGTTTCAGGGTCTTGGGAAGTGAAACACTTTTACCCTGATTGCTTGTTGCGCTGTCTTGTCTTAAGTGTCCCCTGCCCACTGTGGAGGGAAAACCAGGAGGGCAATGAGACTGGAGAACTGAGCTAAGGTCTACTTTAGTATAACTATTCTCTTGTTTCACTACTGGAAATCCACAGTGGCGGTAGACAAGCTGCCCAACTTCCTGGCTGCACCAAATATTACCAGTGGTCAACCTCTACCCCATcaccagtgttccatccacttgAATTGTGAAAATACCCAAGTCCTACATCAGGCCTTCGAGGATGCCACCAAGGGGATCCCTTCTCACAGGTGGGTCAATGACTAAACTGTGTTTCTGAATAATCTTCCCTAGGTCCAAATTCAAGGAGAGacgttttatatttttaattgaattaaatggtCTAGTCCACTTAACACTTATaacttattttataattatttatatttgaattaattaatttcaatGCATAAAGTATTAAAACAACTTTCTAGTCACTCCTAAGTACTCATCAAGGTATTTTTAGCTTTCTGTCTATtcattattat from Macrotis lagotis isolate mMagLag1 chromosome 4, bilby.v1.9.chrom.fasta, whole genome shotgun sequence includes the following:
- the PYROXD2 gene encoding pyridine nucleotide-disulfide oxidoreductase domain-containing protein 2, whose product is MIATSQKLGRAFVVSTNLRRKSAHPAAGGHLKPEYDAVIIGAGHNGLIAAAYLQRLGVNTVVLERRHLIGGAAVTEELIPGFKFSRASYLLSLLRPQIYKDLELKKHGLKVYLRNPYSFTPMLEEGIQGKPPRSLLLGTDMAETQKQIAQFSPKDAQAFPKYEMFMNRLASAIDPLLDSSPVDTTAFQHGSLNQRLKNLFTLKPLLQAGLILGTQLPKYYQVITGPITKVLDEWFESEPLKVTLATDAVIGAMTSPYTPGSGYVLLHHVMGGLEGKKGAWGYVEGGMGALSHAIAKAAEAHGASIFIEKPVDKILVNSTGQVQGVVLKDGTEVRSKMVLSNASPQITFLKLAPQEQLPEEFIRRISQVDTQSPVTKINVAVDKLPNFLAAPNITSGQPLPHHQCSIHLNCENTQVLHQAFEDATKGIPSHRPMIELCIPSSLDPTLAPPGCHVISLFTQYTPYTMTGGKVWDEQERNAYADRVFDCIEAYAPGFKKSVIGRDVLTPPDLERVFGLPGGNIFHGAMTLDQLYFARPLPPYSNYRSPIRGLYLCGSGAHPGGGVMGATGRNAAQVAFEDFKSM